A single window of Mycobacterium sp. ITM-2016-00318 DNA harbors:
- the rpsO gene encoding 30S ribosomal protein S15: MALTAEQKKDILGSYGLHDTDTGSPEAQVALLTKRIADLTEHLKVHKHDHHSRRGLLLLVGRRRRLLKYVAQVDVARYRTLIDRLGLRR, from the coding sequence GTGGCGCTCACTGCCGAACAGAAAAAAGACATCCTGGGCTCGTACGGCCTTCACGACACCGACACCGGTTCGCCGGAGGCGCAGGTCGCGCTGCTCACCAAACGCATCGCCGACCTGACCGAGCACCTCAAGGTGCACAAGCACGACCACCACTCGCGGCGCGGTCTGCTGCTGCTGGTCGGCAGGCGCCGCCGGTTGCTCAAGTACGTCGCCCAGGTCGATGTGGCGCGCTACCGCACCTTGATCGACCGCCTCGGCCTGCGTCGCTGA